Proteins co-encoded in one Vidua chalybeata isolate OUT-0048 chromosome 18, bVidCha1 merged haplotype, whole genome shotgun sequence genomic window:
- the ATP2A2 gene encoding sarcoplasmic/endoplasmic reticulum calcium ATPase 2 isoform X2, whose product MENAHTKTVEEVLAYFGVNESTGLSLEQVKKLKEKWGSNELPAEEGKTLLELVIEQFEDLLVRILLLAACISFVLAWFEEGEETITAFVEPFVILLILVANAIVGVWQERNAENAIEALKEYEPEMGKVYRQDRKSVQRIKARDIVPGDIVEVAVGDKVPADIRITSIKSTTLRVDQSILTGESVSVIKHTDPVPDPRAVNQDKKNMLFSGTNIAAGKAMGVVIATGVNTEIGKIRDEMVATEQERTPLQQKLDEFGEQLSKVISLICIAVWIINIGHFNDPVHGGSWIRGAIYYFKIAVALAVAAIPEGLPAVITTCLALGTRRMAKKNAIVRSLPSVETLGCTSVICSDKTGTLTTNQMSVCRMFILDRVEGDSCSLNEFTVTGSTYAPMGEVHKDDKLIKCSQYDGLVELATICALCNDSSLDYNEAKGVYEKVGEATETALTCLVEKMNVFDTDLKGLSRIERANACNSVIKQLMKKEFTLEFSRDRKSMSVYCTPNKPSRTSMSKMFVKGAPEGVIDRCTHVRVGNAKIPLTPGIKQKIMSVIREWGTGRDTLRCLALATHDNPPKKEEMNLEDSSNFINYETNLTFVGCVGMLDPPRIEVASSIKLCRQAGIRVIMITGDNKGTAVAICRRIGIFVEDEDVSTKAFTGREFDELSLAAQRDACHHARCFARVEPSHKSKIVEFLQSFDEITAMTGDGVNDAPALKKAEIGIAMGSGTAVAKTASEMVLADDNFSTIVAAVEEGRAIYNNMKQFIRYLISSNVGEVVCIFLTAALGFPEALIPVQLLWVNLVTDGLPATALGFNPPDLDIMNKPPRNPKEPLISGWLFFRYLAIGCYVGAATVGAAAWWFIAADGGPKVSFYQLSHFLQCKEDNPDFYGVDCVVFESPYPMTMALSVLVTIEMCNALNSLSENQSLMRMPPWENIWLVGAICLSMSLHFLILYVEPLPIIFQITPLNVTQWLMVLKISLPVILLDETLKYVARNYLEPAILE is encoded by the exons atggAGAACGCGCACACAAAGACTGTGGAGGAAGTTTTGGCTTATTTCGGCGTCAACGAGAGCACCGGGCTCAGCCTCGAGCAAGTGAAGAAGCTGAAGGAGAAATGGGGCTCCAACG AGCTGCCGGCAGAGGAAG GAAAAACCTTACTCGAGCTTGTGATTGAACAATTTGAAGACTTACTAGTTAGAATTTTGTTGCTGGCTGCTTGCATATCTTTT GTCCTGGCCTGGTttgaagaaggtgaagaaacAATCACAGCATTTGTAGAGCCTTTTGTAATCTTACTCATATTAGTAGCCAATGCAATTGTGGGAGTGTGGCAG gaaagaaatgctgaaaatgctATTGAAGCGCTTAAAGAATATGAACCAGAGATGGGCAAAGTGTATCGACAGGACCGAAAAAGTGTCCAGAGGATTAAAGCAAGAGACATTGTCCCAGGTGATATCGTCGAAGTGGCAG TTGGAGACAAGGTTCCTGCTGATATAAGAATTACTTCTATCAAATCTACAACTCTAAGGGTAGACCAGTCAATTCTCACAG GTGAATCTGTGTCTGTTATAAAGCACACAGACCCTGTGCCTGATCCTCGTGCTGTAAATCAAGACAAGAAGAACATGCTCTTTTCT GGCACAAACATTGCTGCTGGTAAGGCCATGGGGGTGGTTATTGCAACAGGGGTAAACACTGAAATCGGGAAAATCCGTGACGAGATGGTGGCGACCGAGCAGGAGAGAACCCCcctgcagcagaagctggaCGAGTTTGGGGAGCAGCTGTCCAAAGTCATCTCCCTGATCTGCATTGCCGTGTGGATCATCAACATCGGCCACTTCAACGACCCCGTGCACGGCGGCTCCTGGATCCGCGGCGCCATCTACTACTTCAAAATCGCCGTGGCCCTGGCCGTGGCCGCCATCCCCGAGGGCCTGCCCGCTGTCATCACCACCTGCCTGGCGCTGGGCACACGCAGGATGGCCAAGAAGAACGCCATCGTGAGGAGCCTGCCCTCCGTGGAGACCCTGGGCTGCACCTCGGTGATCTGTTCCGACAAGACGGGGACGCTGACCACGAACCAGATGTCCGTGTGCAGG ATGTTTATCCTGGACAGAGTAGAAGGAGACAGCTGCTCCCTGAATGAATTTACTGTAACTGGTTCAACGTATGCTCCCATGGGAGAAGT GCATAAAGATGACAAACTCATTAAATGTAGCCAGTACGATGGTCTTGTGGAACTTGCAACGATCTGTGCACTCTGCAACGATTCCTCTTTGGATTACAATGAA GCTAAGGGAGTTTATGAAAAGGTTGGTGAAGCCACAGAGACGGCGCTTACGTGTCTGGTTGAGAAAATGAACGTGTTCGACACAGACCTGAAGGGACTTTCTAGAATCGAACGTGCGAACGCCTGCAACTCG gTGATAAAACAACTGATGAAGAAAGAATTCACTCTGGAATTCTCAAGAGACAGGAAGTCGATGTCTGTCTATTGTACTCCAAACAAACCGAGCCGCACGTCCATGAGCAAGATGTTTGTTAAG GGTGCTCCTGAAGGTGTGATTGACAGATGTACACATGTCCGTGTTGGAAATGCTAAAATCCCTTTGACTCCAGGaattaagcagaaaataatgtCTGTCATTAGAGAATGGGGAACTGGCAGAGACACACTGCGTTGCTTGGCTCTGGCAACCCATGACAATCCTCccaaaaaagaggaaatgaatCTGGAGGACTCCTCAAATTTCATTAACTATGAG ACCAACCTGACATTCGTGGGCTGCGTGGGAATGCTGGATCCCCCAAGGATTGAGGTAGCTTCATCCATAAAGCTGTGCAGACAGGCTGGCATCAGAGTTATTATGATCACTGGTGACAACAAGGGCACGGCTGTGGCCATTTGCCGCCGCATCGGGATCTTTGTGGAGGATGAGGATGTGTCCACCAAAGCCTTCACGGGCAGGGAGTTTGAtgagctgtccctggctgccCAGAGGGATGCCTGTCACCATGCCCGGTGCTTTGCCCGGGTAGAGCCTTCCCACAAATCCAAAATTGTGGAGTTCCTTCAGTCTTTCGATGAGATCACAGCCATG ACTGGTGATGGTGTCAATGATGCCCCTGCACTGAAGAAGGCAGAAATTGGAATTGCCATGGGTTCTGGTACTGCAGTGGCCAAAACTGCTTCTGAAATGGTTTTGGCAGATGACAATTTCTCCACAATTGTGGCTGCTGTGGAAGAAGGACGTGCAATTTATAACAACATGAAACAGTTCATCAGATACCTGATCTCCTCCAATGTTGGGGAAGTTGTTTG TATCTTCTTGACTGCTGCCCTGGGTTTTCCTGAAGCTCTAATtcctgttcagctgctgtgggtAAACCTTGTGACGGATGGTCTCcctgccactgccctgggctTCAACCCTCCTGACCTTGATATCATGAACAAGCCACCGCGCAACCCCAAAGAGCCCCTCATCAGTGGGTGGCTCTTCTTCCGCTACCTGGCTATTGGAT GTTACGTTGGTGCTGCCAcagtgggtgctgctgcttggTGGTTTATTGCTGCTGATGGTGGTCCAAAAGTTTCCTTTTACCAGCTG AGccattttctgcagtgcaaGGAGGACAATCCAGACTTCTATGGGGTGGACTGTGTGGTGTTTGAGTCCCCGTATCCGATGACAATGGCTCTCTCTGTGCTTGTCACCATAGAGATGTGCAATGCTCTCAACAG